A stretch of the Rhizomicrobium sp. genome encodes the following:
- a CDS encoding serine hydrolase domain-containing protein produces MSNIETIGTPNGEIAIYGSCDPRYRKLYDAFAENFHSLNELGAAVALYKDGEKLVDLWGGYMDVDRKRAWTEHSIVSMASVVKGMMALGVHMLADQGKLDYDAPVADYWPEFAQNGKGLVTVRQAISHHAAIHFIDAAQPGDYHRWDRMVAAVAKQRSEWAPGTRGVYHTTSFIFILGKLIAAATGEMPWDWFRREVTEKLGVEYNLRCTETDVANFGPDIDTAHFVAGARMPQEVIRRFFAGMGDPATTLSPEERKRLPFQATAGNARGVARLFSFCAMDGALDGIRIFSPETIDLMTQVQWYAPCPVWGTPMRTAMGLLLNDPDFFYIGPNRNAFGTAGAGGSFGFADRENRISMSYALNRWWPALALGDRARRLVDAAYASI; encoded by the coding sequence GTGTCGAACATCGAAACGATCGGAACGCCCAATGGAGAAATCGCAATTTACGGCAGCTGCGATCCGCGCTACCGGAAATTGTACGATGCCTTCGCCGAGAATTTTCACAGCCTCAATGAGTTGGGTGCCGCCGTAGCCCTCTACAAGGACGGAGAAAAGCTTGTCGATTTGTGGGGCGGCTACATGGACGTCGACCGCAAGCGCGCCTGGACCGAACATTCCATCGTGAGCATGGCGTCGGTCGTCAAGGGAATGATGGCGCTCGGCGTTCATATGCTCGCGGATCAAGGCAAGCTCGACTACGACGCGCCTGTGGCCGACTATTGGCCCGAATTCGCGCAGAACGGAAAGGGACTCGTGACCGTCCGCCAGGCGATCAGCCATCATGCGGCGATACATTTCATCGACGCCGCACAACCCGGCGACTATCACCGTTGGGATCGCATGGTCGCGGCTGTGGCGAAGCAGAGATCCGAATGGGCGCCGGGCACACGCGGCGTCTACCACACGACGTCCTTCATATTCATCCTTGGAAAGCTCATTGCGGCGGCAACCGGAGAGATGCCCTGGGATTGGTTCCGCCGCGAGGTCACCGAAAAGTTGGGCGTCGAATACAATCTGCGCTGCACGGAGACGGACGTCGCCAATTTCGGTCCCGATATCGACACGGCGCACTTCGTCGCCGGGGCCCGGATGCCACAGGAGGTGATACGCCGCTTCTTTGCCGGCATGGGCGATCCGGCCACGACGCTTTCGCCCGAAGAGCGAAAGCGATTGCCTTTTCAAGCCACCGCGGGCAACGCTCGTGGCGTCGCCCGTCTCTTTTCGTTCTGCGCCATGGATGGCGCGCTGGACGGCATCCGGATATTTTCGCCCGAGACGATCGATCTCATGACGCAGGTGCAATGGTACGCGCCATGCCCGGTATGGGGCACTCCGATGCGCACGGCTATGGGTCTTCTATTGAACGATCCGGACTTCTTCTACATCGGTCCAAACCGCAACGCGTTCGGCACCGCGGGCGCCGGCGGAAGCTTCGGATTTGCCGATCGCGAAAACCGGATAAGCATGAGTTACGCGCTCAATCGCTGGTGGCCGGCGCTTGCGCTCGGCGACCGCGCGCGACGCCTCGTCGACGCCGCTTACGCGTCGATTTAA
- a CDS encoding D-cysteine desulfhydrase family protein, with protein MGTDLGGVRVFVKRDDFTSLGGGGNKLRKLEFLLGEARTQGADTILTVGGRQSNHARLTAAASARAGFSCELVLPRVVPIGDDDYLHNGNVLLDDLFGAYVHDLPGDADVGSFAAERSATLGREGRKVYFIPTGGSNAVGCLGYADCALEIEAQSSALGIEFSRVVLANGSSGTHAGLAARFALTPKGASFVASYAVYHPADKTRANTLVMARDTAALMGSEVALDETDILVDGEHRGEGYGIPTRGMVDAVRLLARKEGLLLDPVYGGKAFGGLLHDIRRGRYKPGEAVLFVMTGGMPGLFAYRSALEGARALSGPRYGL; from the coding sequence CTGGGTACGGATCTCGGCGGTGTCCGCGTTTTCGTCAAGCGCGACGATTTCACGTCCCTTGGCGGCGGCGGCAACAAATTGCGCAAGCTGGAATTTCTGCTGGGCGAGGCGAGAACGCAAGGCGCCGACACGATCCTCACGGTTGGGGGGCGGCAATCCAACCACGCGCGGCTGACGGCGGCGGCCTCGGCGCGGGCGGGATTCTCCTGCGAACTTGTCCTGCCGCGCGTGGTGCCGATCGGCGACGACGATTACCTACACAACGGCAATGTCCTGCTCGACGATTTGTTCGGCGCGTATGTGCACGATCTGCCCGGCGATGCCGATGTGGGGTCGTTTGCAGCCGAACGTTCCGCGACGCTCGGGCGCGAGGGTCGCAAGGTCTATTTCATACCGACCGGCGGATCGAACGCCGTCGGCTGCCTCGGCTATGCCGACTGCGCCCTGGAGATCGAGGCGCAATCATCGGCGCTCGGTATAGAATTCTCGCGGGTCGTCTTGGCCAACGGCAGCAGCGGGACGCATGCGGGGCTCGCAGCCCGTTTCGCGCTGACACCGAAGGGCGCTTCCTTCGTCGCATCATACGCCGTCTATCATCCGGCGGATAAGACCCGCGCGAACACGCTCGTCATGGCGCGCGATACCGCGGCGCTGATGGGTTCGGAAGTCGCGCTCGATGAGACCGATATCCTGGTGGATGGCGAGCATCGCGGCGAGGGCTACGGCATACCCACACGCGGGATGGTCGACGCGGTGCGCCTACTGGCCCGCAAAGAAGGTCTGCTGCTCGATCCCGTCTATGGCGGCAAGGCCTTTGGGGGATTGCTGCACGATATTCGCCGCGGCCGATACAAACCCGGCGAGGCCGTATTGTTCGTCATGACCGGCGGCATGCCGGGCCTCTTTGCCTATCGCTCGGCATTGGAAGGTGCCCGCGCTCTGTCCGGCCCGCGCTATGGACTGTGA
- a CDS encoding TonB-dependent receptor, producing the protein MMRLPRAGAITGVAGALVFSGTATFAQTSVATDQQSPAANTAQIETIVVTAQRRPENLQDVPISMTAFSERDIKDRGASSIRDLQFDVPNLAFTGSNDWTNPNVNVRGITSAQSNTGFESPLAVYVDGIYMDGTAGVDLDLDGVQGLEVLLGPQGTLFGRNVTAGAILLTMAKPTDEWGGQLYAEDGTYSRAKIAGMLNIPLVSDELDMRVVASHSGMNGYITNLHDDRKFGGYDSDSVRTQVRWTPIPSLTVDLGADYFHQDGSLAYGRVTDPAAPGYTASKSTVDIDGPDTLNRTLEGLTLNVEYKLPSDVTLTSLTGVRSTKGGYEADLDNSAFAFLTSDFTRADKEVTQEFRVTSDSASSLRYVFGLYYINESLNSVEHVLVGPAYPLPLGSMEVVKTGIVTNAYAAFGQIDYDILPDVTISVGARETYETKNLTYSQKGIAILGIPDFNPFGNSQTDSAFTPAGSVTYHLNEDVNLYAKISSGFKAGGFNASFPAASPVTPQLSFGPEHVVNYEVGLKAEFFDHRLRVDQSVYYEKYKDMQVQQIFQTFTQVTNAGAAQLTGTELNVTVIPIDRMLLTAGVGYSDAVFLTYLNAGGPGVNYNGNSLPNAPRWTFNAAAEYSVPMPYGEAKARVEYTYRDKVNADAGESPVFLVKSLSQLNARLAWDFESNYEVAVWGKNLTNQVTDVNPQFNALGAQLATYNIGRTIGVSLSAKF; encoded by the coding sequence ATGATGCGTTTGCCACGGGCGGGAGCCATCACGGGCGTTGCGGGTGCCTTGGTCTTTTCGGGCACTGCGACATTCGCTCAGACGAGCGTCGCCACCGATCAGCAATCACCTGCCGCAAACACGGCGCAAATCGAAACGATCGTGGTTACGGCGCAACGGCGTCCGGAGAACCTGCAAGACGTGCCGATCTCGATGACGGCGTTCAGCGAACGGGATATCAAGGATCGCGGTGCATCGTCGATCCGGGACTTGCAGTTCGACGTGCCGAACCTTGCGTTTACCGGTTCGAACGACTGGACCAATCCGAATGTCAACGTCCGCGGAATTACGAGCGCGCAATCGAATACCGGATTCGAGTCGCCCCTCGCCGTATACGTGGACGGCATATATATGGACGGGACCGCGGGCGTCGATTTGGACCTGGATGGCGTTCAGGGCCTGGAAGTCCTGCTCGGGCCGCAAGGCACCCTGTTTGGGCGAAATGTCACGGCCGGCGCGATCCTTCTCACCATGGCCAAGCCCACCGACGAATGGGGCGGGCAGCTTTACGCCGAAGACGGCACCTACTCCCGTGCAAAGATCGCCGGCATGCTCAATATCCCGCTTGTGTCCGACGAATTGGACATGCGGGTGGTTGCCTCTCATTCGGGCATGAACGGATATATAACCAACCTGCACGACGACAGGAAATTCGGCGGTTACGATTCGGATTCCGTCAGGACGCAAGTCAGGTGGACGCCGATTCCGTCACTGACGGTGGACCTGGGCGCCGACTATTTCCATCAGGATGGATCTCTCGCCTATGGGCGGGTGACGGACCCCGCTGCTCCGGGATACACGGCCAGCAAAAGCACCGTGGACATAGACGGGCCGGACACTTTGAATCGGACCTTGGAGGGGTTGACCCTCAACGTCGAGTACAAGCTGCCCAGCGACGTTACGCTGACGTCGCTTACCGGTGTCAGGTCCACAAAAGGCGGATATGAGGCAGATCTCGACAACAGTGCATTTGCGTTCCTGACGTCCGACTTCACGCGTGCCGACAAGGAAGTCACCCAGGAATTCCGGGTAACCTCAGATAGCGCATCGTCGTTGAGATATGTGTTCGGGCTGTATTATATCAACGAAAGCCTGAACAGCGTCGAACATGTTCTTGTGGGCCCGGCCTACCCGTTGCCCCTCGGGAGCATGGAAGTTGTAAAGACCGGTATTGTCACCAATGCCTATGCCGCGTTCGGGCAGATCGACTATGACATTCTTCCGGATGTCACGATCTCCGTCGGCGCACGTGAGACATATGAGACGAAAAATCTGACCTACTCTCAGAAGGGAATTGCGATCCTTGGAATACCGGACTTCAACCCGTTCGGAAATTCACAAACCGATTCAGCCTTCACGCCGGCCGGAAGCGTCACCTATCATCTCAACGAAGACGTAAATCTGTACGCGAAGATATCGAGCGGGTTCAAAGCGGGCGGCTTCAACGCATCGTTCCCCGCCGCATCGCCTGTCACGCCGCAATTATCCTTCGGACCCGAGCATGTGGTCAATTATGAAGTCGGCCTGAAGGCGGAGTTCTTCGACCATCGCCTGCGCGTCGATCAGTCCGTCTACTACGAAAAATACAAAGACATGCAGGTGCAGCAGATTTTCCAGACCTTCACGCAGGTGACAAATGCGGGCGCGGCCCAACTGACGGGCACGGAGCTCAACGTCACCGTAATCCCGATCGACCGGATGCTTCTTACCGCAGGCGTCGGATATTCGGATGCGGTGTTCCTGACGTATCTGAACGCCGGGGGGCCGGGGGTCAACTACAATGGCAACAGCTTGCCGAACGCTCCGCGATGGACCTTCAATGCGGCGGCGGAATATAGCGTTCCCATGCCCTATGGGGAGGCGAAGGCGCGCGTCGAATACACCTACCGGGACAAGGTCAACGCGGATGCGGGGGAAAGCCCTGTCTTCCTCGTCAAAAGCCTCTCGCAGCTCAATGCCAGGCTCGCGTGGGACTTCGAGTCGAATTATGAGGTCGCGGTTTGGGGCAAGAACCTGACGAACCAGGTGACCGACGTGAACCCGCAGTTCAATGCGCTGGGAGCACAGCTCGCGACTTACAATATCGGCCGCACGATCGGCGTATCTCTGTCGGCGAAATTCTAG
- a CDS encoding aminotransferase class V-fold PLP-dependent enzyme, producing the protein MTTEFRQHWGLDPAVEFLNHGSFGACPTAVLKAQTLLREEMELEPMEFFTRTLLGRLNGARDAVAEFVGADAEGLVFVPNASTGVNAVLRSLRFEPGDEILATDVTYCRKAVDFVADRSGARVVVADLPFPVSGDDEIVEAVLVKITTRTRIVLLDHVTSTTSVILPIARLVGEIQSRGIDVLVDGAHAPGMIPLSLSKIGAAYYTGNAHKWLCAPKGAAFLHVRRDRHAGLHPTVISHGYGRGLHPEFNWTGTCDPTASLCVPEAIAYVGGLLPGGWQEIMARNRALALEARTLALKALGSKIPCPDSMVGSMASVPLPAFDEGAMARIGTDLRTWFRERGVSTWFSPEPPYILRISAHLYNDIEQFKKLADLLSELFRPAGA; encoded by the coding sequence GTGACCACGGAGTTCCGTCAGCACTGGGGCCTCGATCCGGCCGTGGAATTCCTGAATCACGGATCGTTCGGCGCCTGTCCGACCGCGGTGCTGAAAGCACAGACGCTGCTCCGCGAAGAGATGGAGCTGGAGCCGATGGAGTTCTTCACGCGAACTCTGCTCGGCCGTCTCAACGGCGCCAGGGACGCCGTCGCCGAATTTGTCGGAGCGGATGCGGAGGGTCTGGTCTTCGTGCCGAACGCCTCGACCGGCGTGAACGCGGTGCTGCGATCCCTCCGGTTCGAGCCGGGCGACGAGATCCTGGCGACGGACGTTACGTATTGCCGAAAGGCCGTCGATTTCGTGGCGGATCGCAGCGGCGCCCGGGTGGTCGTGGCCGACTTGCCGTTCCCCGTGAGCGGCGACGACGAAATCGTCGAAGCGGTCCTGGTGAAGATAACGACGCGGACGCGTATCGTTCTCCTCGACCACGTGACGAGCACGACATCGGTGATCCTTCCGATTGCGCGCCTGGTCGGGGAAATACAAAGCCGCGGTATCGATGTGCTGGTGGACGGCGCCCACGCGCCGGGGATGATACCGCTTTCGCTTTCCAAGATCGGCGCGGCCTACTACACGGGCAACGCGCATAAGTGGCTCTGCGCGCCCAAGGGCGCCGCCTTCCTTCATGTGCGGCGAGACCGCCACGCCGGTCTGCATCCCACGGTCATCAGCCATGGCTATGGCCGCGGATTGCACCCCGAGTTCAATTGGACGGGCACGTGCGACCCGACCGCGTCGCTCTGCGTCCCTGAAGCCATTGCGTATGTCGGGGGGCTTCTGCCGGGCGGTTGGCAGGAGATCATGGCCCGAAACCGGGCGCTGGCGCTCGAGGCGCGGACGCTTGCGCTCAAGGCGCTGGGCAGCAAAATACCGTGTCCCGACTCGATGGTCGGATCAATGGCTTCAGTCCCGCTACCGGCATTCGACGAGGGTGCGATGGCGCGGATCGGCACCGACCTTCGGACCTGGTTCCGGGAAAGGGGCGTAAGCACGTGGTTTTCGCCCGAACCGCCCTACATCCTGCGTATTTCGGCGCATCTCTATAACGATATCGAGCAGTTCAAGAAGCTCGCCGATTTGCTGTCCGAGCTCTTCCGTCCTGCCGGAGCATGA
- a CDS encoding gluconate 2-dehydrogenase subunit 3 family protein yields MSASDPIRLSRRTTLAWFGAAAALSGFPPMRAALAAAEPQASVKGYGRDPDLLNPFTPWPRTMTPDQLRGAATLADLILPPVDGFPAPSAVGIADFIDEWVSAPYPDQLQDRAVIVPGLDRLNERSRRQGRKAFWEAGKEMQRELLADLAAPPAPGMSPLAAMQQYLEPATPASKQTSAQTDPTPAQKYQFFLRFRSITVSAYYSMERNFPEIGYIGNVARESYPPMTEEEIAFVERAAIKLGL; encoded by the coding sequence ATGAGCGCGTCCGATCCCATTCGTCTCAGCAGGCGGACGACGCTGGCCTGGTTCGGTGCGGCCGCGGCGCTGTCCGGTTTCCCGCCGATGCGTGCGGCGTTGGCGGCCGCCGAGCCGCAGGCGAGCGTAAAGGGATATGGCCGCGATCCCGATCTGCTCAATCCTTTCACCCCCTGGCCACGCACCATGACGCCCGACCAGTTGAGAGGCGCGGCCACCCTGGCGGATCTTATTCTGCCGCCGGTGGATGGCTTTCCCGCGCCGAGCGCGGTCGGCATCGCCGATTTCATCGACGAGTGGGTGAGCGCGCCCTACCCCGATCAATTGCAGGACCGTGCGGTGATCGTTCCGGGGCTCGACCGGTTGAATGAGCGCTCCCGGCGGCAAGGGCGGAAAGCGTTCTGGGAAGCCGGCAAGGAGATGCAGCGCGAACTGCTTGCCGATCTCGCTGCGCCGCCGGCGCCGGGCATGTCGCCTCTGGCCGCGATGCAGCAATACCTCGAGCCCGCCACGCCGGCATCGAAACAGACGTCGGCCCAAACCGACCCGACGCCCGCGCAGAAATATCAATTCTTTCTGCGCTTCCGCAGCATCACGGTCAGCGCCTATTACAGCATGGAGCGGAATTTCCCCGAGATCGGCTATATCGGCAACGTCGCCAGGGAGAGCTATCCGCCGATGACGGAAGAGGAAATTGCCTTCGTCGAACGCGCGGCTATCAAGCTGGGGCTTTGA
- a CDS encoding GMC family oxidoreductase yields MTEELWDAIVVGAGAGGGMSAYVLAQAGLRVLLLEAGRDYKPERETPMFDLPEKAPLFGASTPDKPFGYYDATVGGGWDVPGEPYTLAPGSAFRWYRARMLGGRTNHWGRISLRMGPYDFNGRSRDGHGADWPISYDDLAPWYDRVEKLIGLCGGQEDLENAPSSPSAQPAPPMRPYEYLIKRALDGMNIPTAAIRSAILTQPLGDRPACLYATYCYRGCSIRANFQSTTVLLPPAVATGNLEIRTNSFVHKVLVGQEGRATGVAIIDRKTGQRYTARAKAVVLAASACESARILLNSRDARHPAGLANESGQVGRNLMDSVIAYGVAQVPALEGLPPRNDDGISSAHIYAPWWGHAQQTRGELDFPRGYHIDVSGGRFMPAMAFAGIVDICDAPHGRELREEMRRKFGTIITFSGNGEMLPNDDCYCDLDPTVTDDWGVPVPRFHWKWGDSEIRQASHMRKTFLEIMRRLGGNVLVGGDTDGVKAITRGGEAIHETGTTRMGRSPRDSVVNAHGQTWSVDNLFVMDGGVFASSSDKNPTLTILALSWRSSDYLVRKFKAGEL; encoded by the coding sequence AACTCTGGGATGCCATCGTCGTCGGCGCCGGCGCCGGCGGCGGGATGAGCGCCTATGTCTTGGCGCAAGCCGGACTGCGGGTGCTGCTCCTGGAGGCCGGGCGCGACTACAAGCCCGAGCGGGAAACGCCCATGTTCGACCTGCCGGAAAAGGCGCCGCTGTTCGGCGCGTCCACGCCGGACAAGCCCTTCGGCTATTACGACGCGACGGTCGGCGGCGGATGGGACGTTCCGGGCGAGCCCTATACGCTCGCGCCGGGCTCGGCCTTTCGCTGGTATCGCGCCCGCATGCTGGGCGGGCGCACCAATCACTGGGGACGCATATCGCTGCGCATGGGACCGTATGATTTCAACGGCCGCAGCCGGGACGGCCATGGTGCGGACTGGCCCATCAGCTATGACGATCTGGCGCCCTGGTACGATCGGGTGGAAAAACTGATCGGGCTTTGCGGCGGCCAGGAGGATCTGGAAAACGCTCCCAGCTCGCCCTCGGCCCAGCCTGCTCCGCCGATGCGCCCCTACGAGTATCTGATAAAGCGCGCGCTCGACGGCATGAACATCCCGACCGCCGCGATCCGCTCGGCGATCTTGACGCAACCTTTGGGCGATCGCCCGGCCTGTCTGTATGCGACGTATTGTTACCGGGGCTGCTCCATCCGCGCGAATTTCCAAAGCACCACCGTGCTTCTTCCACCGGCGGTCGCCACCGGCAATCTCGAGATACGCACCAATTCCTTCGTTCACAAAGTTCTGGTCGGGCAAGAGGGCCGCGCGACCGGCGTCGCCATCATCGACCGCAAGACCGGGCAACGCTACACCGCGCGCGCCAAGGCGGTTGTTCTGGCGGCGAGCGCCTGCGAAAGCGCACGCATCCTTCTCAATTCCAGAGATGCGCGCCACCCCGCGGGCCTGGCCAACGAGTCGGGCCAGGTGGGACGCAATCTGATGGATAGCGTCATCGCCTATGGCGTCGCGCAGGTGCCCGCCCTCGAGGGGCTTCCGCCGCGCAACGACGACGGGATTTCCAGCGCGCATATCTATGCGCCCTGGTGGGGCCACGCACAGCAGACCCGCGGCGAGCTGGATTTCCCGCGCGGCTACCACATCGATGTGTCCGGAGGCCGGTTCATGCCGGCCATGGCCTTCGCCGGGATCGTCGATATCTGCGATGCGCCGCATGGCCGGGAGCTGCGCGAGGAGATGCGGCGCAAGTTCGGCACCATCATCACGTTCTCCGGGAACGGCGAAATGCTGCCCAATGACGATTGCTATTGCGACCTCGATCCGACCGTCACGGACGACTGGGGCGTGCCGGTGCCGCGCTTCCACTGGAAATGGGGTGACAGCGAAATCCGGCAAGCCTCCCATATGCGCAAGACGTTCCTCGAGATCATGCGGCGCCTCGGCGGCAACGTGCTCGTGGGCGGCGATACCGACGGCGTAAAGGCGATCACGCGCGGCGGCGAGGCCATCCACGAGACCGGAACGACACGCATGGGCCGTTCGCCGCGCGATTCGGTCGTCAACGCCCATGGTCAGACATGGAGCGTGGACAATCTGTTCGTCATGGACGGCGGCGTCTTCGCCTCCAGCTCCGACAAGAATCCGACATTGACGATCCTGGCACTGAGCTGGCGCAGCAGCGACTATCTCGTGCGCAAATTCAAGGCGGGGGAACTATGA